One Pieris brassicae chromosome 11, ilPieBrab1.1, whole genome shotgun sequence DNA window includes the following coding sequences:
- the LOC123716326 gene encoding centromere protein X-like: MARYSNEAGDGNIDPATIVSNVKNNIKQEIIKELLHGSFQDNKTKLGNDALTLVVEVAKCLVTETCLRASSQALKENCDKVDIEHVEKCLPQLMLDFP; encoded by the exons atggccCGTTATAGTAACGAGGCTGGAGATGGAAATATTGATCCGGCAACCATAGTTTCtaacgttaaaaataatataaagcag GAAATTATAAAAGAGCTTCTACATGGATCATTTCAAGACAATAAAACAAAGCTTGGTAACGATGCTCTAACTTTGGTCGTTGAAGTGGCAAAGTGTCTCGTCACAGAAACTTGCCTTCGGGCATCTAGCCAagcattgaaagaaaactgCGACAAAGTTGACATTGAACATGTAGAAAAATGTTTACCACAGCTG ATGCTGGACTTTCCCTAA